The DNA segment TTTTCCACAAAAAGCGTGGTCCCGAAGTCTGTCCTAAGGACTTTCCGGGGCTTTTGTTAAAATGGCCGAAGTCCTCAAAGGGGTCGGCATGAACACGTCGGATTACAAGGAACTGTTCCTTTCGGAGGCCAGGGAATACCTGTCGAACCTCAACAATTCCCTGGTCCAACTGGAGAAGGATCCGGCCCAGGGTGAACCGATCAAGGAGGTCTTTCGGTCCGCCCACACACTCAAGGGCATGGCGGCGACCATGGGATACGAACCCATGGTCCGATTGACCCATGAGATGGAATCGGTCCTGGATCCGATCCGTTCCGGGAAGGAAGAGTTGAGCACCCGGCTCATGGATGCCCTTTTCCTCTGCCTGGATCAACTGGAAAAATGGGTGGATGCACTTTCCAGGCAGGATTTCATCGAGGAGGAGTCCCTGGAAGAGGCCATGAAAGTGCTTCGCCGGGGCGCTTCTGAAGGGGAGCCGGGACGCGCCGAGTCGGCCGCACCGTTGCCCGCCTTCCAGTTCTCGGCGGAAGAAACGGAGATCCTTTCGCAAGCCAAGAGGAACGGCTTTTCCATCTTGCAGGTGGCCGTCCAGCTGGTTCCGGAGTGTCAATTCAAGGAAGTCCGGGCCTTCATGGTCCTCAAAGCCATCAACGGCCTTGGGGAGATCGTCCATAGCGAACCTTCCCCCGAGGAGATCGAGAAAGGGCTTTTCAAGGACCGGTTCCTCCTGGTGGTCGTGACCGATTGCTCCGCCGAAAGGATCCGCGATGGCCTGACGGGCATCGGGGAAGTCGCTTCGGTCCGTATCGATGAATTCAAGATGGGGCCGACGGGAAAAAAAGAGCCAGCGACGGAACCGGGACACGCGTCCCCCTTGGCGGCGGAGAACGGAAAAGGCGATGTCGAGGAACGGTCCTCCTTGCTCCCGACGGTCCGCGTCCACACCACCAAACTGGATAAATTGATGGCACTGGTCCAGGAACTGGTCATTTCGAAGATCCGTTTCGAACAGATCGCATCGACCCAATCCTTGAAGGAATTGGACGGACCTCTCTCCCAACTCCATCACGTGACCGATGAGCTCCAGGACGAGATCATGAAGGTTCGTCTCATGCCGGTGAAACAGATATTCGACCGATTCCCGCGGATGGTCCGGGACCTGGCCAAAGGACTTGGAAAACAAGTCGATCTTGAGATGGACGGTGGGGAGGTCGAACTGGACAGGACGGTGCTCGAGGAAATGAGCGAACCTTTGGTCCATCTTCTCCGTAACGCCGTCGATCATGGCATCGAGGTCCCCGACTTCCGTGTCCAGGAAGGCAAAGAACCCATGGGGACCATCCGGCTCCAGGCACGTCGGGAAAGGGCTTATGTGGTCATCACCATTTCGGACGATGGAAGGGGCATCGATCCGGACCAAGTACGCCAAAAATCGGTAGCCAAGGGCCTGCTGACCCCAGAGGATGCGGCCCGCCTGACCGATGAAGAATCCATCCGGTTGATCGCCTTGCCGGGTTTTTCGACCCTGGACAACGCGACGCGCATTTCGGGGCGTGGGGTCGGAGTGGATGTGGCCAAGACCAAAGTGGAGGCCCTGGGAGGGACCCTGCGGATCCAAAGCAAGAAAAGTGTGGGGACCAGCTTTATCCTCCGGTTTCCGCTGACCTTGGCCATCATCAAGGCCCTGATGGTCCGCTGTGCCGGGGAGGTGTTCGCCGTTCCTGTCACCAACATCATCGAAACCCTGGATGTCCCATTGTCGGATAAGAAGGATATCCAGCAGCGACAGGCCCTGATCCTGCGGGAGGACGTGGTGCCCTACTATCCCTTGGCGGAACTCCTGGAAATGGAGGGAGACCCCGGGGACGACCCTTCGGGGCTGGAAACGGTCCTCATCGCCGAGGTCGGGGATTCCCGAGTGGGGTTGAAAGTGGACGAGGTGATCGGCCAGCAGGAGATCGCCATTAAGCCCATGGACCCGCTTTTGAAGGGGATCCGGGGTTTTTCGGGGGCCACGATCCTGGGGAATGGTAAGATAGCCCTGATCCTGGATGTGAACGGCTTGGTCGAGGATTTCAAAGATAAGCGCTTTCAGGTCGACCATAGTGACGTGGAAAAGGACCTTACCCATGCTCCCCAATCTTGATGAGATGACACCGACCCAGGTCGATGCCATCAAAGAGGTGGGCAATATCGGCGCCGGTCATGGCGCGACGGCCCTGTCCCAACTGCTGGGAAAACGGATCTCCATCACGGTCCCGAAGGCGAACATCATCCCCCTTTCGGAGATCTCCCAGGTGATGGGGGATCCGAACACGCTGGTGGCGGGTTTGATCCTTTCCATCCTGGGCGATGCCACGGGGAAGATCATCCTCTTGTTCCCGCGGGATTCGGCCCTTCATTTGGCCGACATGCTCTTGAAACAGCCCCTGGGAACCAGCAAGATCCTGTCGGAGATGGGCCATTCCGCCATCAAGGAGGCAGGGAACATCTTGACCGGCGCTTACTTGAGCGCCTTGAACGAATTCCTGGGAATGCTCCTGTTGATCTCCGTGCCGACACTTGTTTTCGACATGGCGGGTGCCCTTCTTTCCACGGTGACCCAGGGCCTGGATAAGGATTCGAAGGTGATCCTCATCGAAACGCGCTTCTTGGATGATCAGCAGGAGATCGCGGGCTATTTCGTATTGGCCCCCGATAACGTTTCCTTGCGGGCCATCTTCCAGGCGATCAAGGTCAAATAGCCCCGTTTTCCACGTTTTTCCAAAATGGTTCTGATAAAATACCGTTCTTCTTGCAGGAAGAACGACGAATGGCGCTGTCGTTTATTTACTTGAGGGAACTATGAACAGCCTGACCGATCTGCTGGGGACACTCCACAAACACTGTGGGCAGGATCCGGTCACCCCCGACGCCCTCAAGGCCTGTTGCACCGAGATCAACGGCCATTTCGGTTTCGACAGCGTCTTCCTGGCCCGGGCTGGAGCGCCGGAAGAGACCCTTTCCCCCTTGGTCCTGGAGGGAAAGGAAGAGGTCATGGAGACCTGTCTTTACCGGCTTGGCGTTGAAGAGAGGATCGCGCTCGCCAAGACCCCCATCAAGACCTACCAGGACATGACCGGAAAGCCGGTCTTCAATAAAGCCGGATCCCTGCGGATCCAAAAACCCAACAGCGGCATTTTTCAGGTCCTTTACCACCCGGGAAAGATCTATCTGCTTTTCGGTTGTGCGCATCAGAATTCCCAAAAATACGAGAACGAGGTCTTGACCCAGTTGGGTGAGATCTGGGCTAGTTGGAACGTATTCCTCTTGGAAGCCTTGGAACGGTTCGACCATCCCAAGGCAACGCCACTGCCTCCGCCGGCTCCCCCGCCGGTCCTGGAGCCGACCCAGGGGACCCCCGAGGCGGAACCGGCCGCGCCCCACACGAACGACGGCCGGAGACCCCTGGTCTTAGTGGATGAAGAGACCCGTTTGTTCAACCGTGAATATTTTTCGGAGTGCCTTGGTATCGAGGTGGAGAGGGCCAAGCGCTATTCCCGCAACCTGAGCCTCATGTTCTTGAGTGTTTCTCCCGTTCCCGGAAAAGGGCCAGAAGCCGCAGAAAGGAAAACGGCCACCCAGATCACCGAGATCCTGTCCAAGAGCCTGAGGCGGGTCGATATCATCTGCCGGATCGAAAAGGACAAATACGGGCTGATCCTTCCCGATACGGCCAACAATACCTACGGCATCATCGCCAAACGGGTCTTCAAGCATTTCAAGCAGGTCATGGGGGATGCTCCCCCCATTTTCCTGAACATCAGCGCCTGCACCTTTCCCAAGCATGCGGCCGACCATATCGGCCTATTGGACAACGCCG comes from the bacterium genome and includes:
- a CDS encoding chemotaxis protein CheA → MNTSDYKELFLSEAREYLSNLNNSLVQLEKDPAQGEPIKEVFRSAHTLKGMAATMGYEPMVRLTHEMESVLDPIRSGKEELSTRLMDALFLCLDQLEKWVDALSRQDFIEEESLEEAMKVLRRGASEGEPGRAESAAPLPAFQFSAEETEILSQAKRNGFSILQVAVQLVPECQFKEVRAFMVLKAINGLGEIVHSEPSPEEIEKGLFKDRFLLVVVTDCSAERIRDGLTGIGEVASVRIDEFKMGPTGKKEPATEPGHASPLAAENGKGDVEERSSLLPTVRVHTTKLDKLMALVQELVISKIRFEQIASTQSLKELDGPLSQLHHVTDELQDEIMKVRLMPVKQIFDRFPRMVRDLAKGLGKQVDLEMDGGEVELDRTVLEEMSEPLVHLLRNAVDHGIEVPDFRVQEGKEPMGTIRLQARRERAYVVITISDDGRGIDPDQVRQKSVAKGLLTPEDAARLTDEESIRLIALPGFSTLDNATRISGRGVGVDVAKTKVEALGGTLRIQSKKSVGTSFILRFPLTLAIIKALMVRCAGEVFAVPVTNIIETLDVPLSDKKDIQQRQALILREDVVPYYPLAELLEMEGDPGDDPSGLETVLIAEVGDSRVGLKVDEVIGQQEIAIKPMDPLLKGIRGFSGATILGNGKIALILDVNGLVEDFKDKRFQVDHSDVEKDLTHAPQS
- a CDS encoding chemotaxis protein CheC, whose translation is MLPNLDEMTPTQVDAIKEVGNIGAGHGATALSQLLGKRISITVPKANIIPLSEISQVMGDPNTLVAGLILSILGDATGKIILLFPRDSALHLADMLLKQPLGTSKILSEMGHSAIKEAGNILTGAYLSALNEFLGMLLLISVPTLVFDMAGALLSTVTQGLDKDSKVILIETRFLDDQQEIAGYFVLAPDNVSLRAIFQAIKVK
- a CDS encoding diguanylate cyclase translates to MNSLTDLLGTLHKHCGQDPVTPDALKACCTEINGHFGFDSVFLARAGAPEETLSPLVLEGKEEVMETCLYRLGVEERIALAKTPIKTYQDMTGKPVFNKAGSLRIQKPNSGIFQVLYHPGKIYLLFGCAHQNSQKYENEVLTQLGEIWASWNVFLLEALERFDHPKATPLPPPAPPPVLEPTQGTPEAEPAAPHTNDGRRPLVLVDEETRLFNREYFSECLGIEVERAKRYSRNLSLMFLSVSPVPGKGPEAAERKTATQITEILSKSLRRVDIICRIEKDKYGLILPDTANNTYGIIAKRVFKHFKQVMGDAPPIFLNISACTFPKHAADHIGLLDNAEKLLAQAKDVGPNKAVLPE